One window of the Klebsiella oxytoca genome contains the following:
- a CDS encoding nitrate reductase subunit alpha, whose protein sequence is MSKLLDRFRYFKQKGESFANGHGQVYNTNRDWEDSYRQRWQFDKIVRSTHGVNCTGSCSWKIYVKNGLVTWETQQTDYPRTRPDLPNHEPRGCPRGASYSWYLYSANRLKYPLARKRLIELWREALAQYPDPVQAWDSIMRDPVKTLSYKQVRGKGGFIRSSWKELNQLIAAANVWTIKTYGPDRVAGFSPIPAMSMVSYAAGTRYLSLIGGTCLSFYDWYCDLPPASPMTWGEQTDVPESADWYNSSYIIAWGSNVPQTRTPDAHFFTEVRYKGTKTIAITPDFSEVAKLSDQWLAPKQGTDSALAMAMGHVILKAFHLDNPSDYFLNYCRTYTDMPMLVMLERREEGFYVPGRMLRAADLVDGLGESNNPEWKTVAYSSTGDLVAPNGSIGFRWGEKGKWNLEQQAAGQAIELSLSLLDNRDSVVTVGFPYFGGNENPHFRSVKQDPVTLHQLPVKQLPLANGETGLVVSVYDLILANYGLDRGLDDSNAAQDFNEIKAYTPAWAEQITGVPRQHIEQIAREFADTAHKTHGRSMIILGAGVNHWYHMDMNYRGMINMLVFCGCVGQSGGGWSHYVGQEKLRPQTGWLPLAFALDWNRPPRQMNSTSFFYNHASQWRYEKLTAQELLSPLADASKFTGHLIDFNVRAERMGWLPSSPQLGVNPLTISQRAAEAGLSPADYTARALKSGEIRFACEQPDNGKNHPRNLFIWRSNLLGSSGKGHEYMLKYLLGTDSGIQGDELGATADVKPEEVEWQTAAIEGKLDLLMTLDFRMSSTCLFSDIVLPTATWYEKDDMNTSDMHPFIHPLSAAVDPAWEAKSDWEIYKDIARTFSEVCVGHLDKETDVVLVPLQHDSPAELSQPFDVLDWRKGECDLIPGKTAPSIAIVERDFPATYERFTSLGPLLDKLGNGGKGISWNTQNEVDFLGKLNYVKLDGPAKGRPRIDSAIDASEVILALAPETNGQVAVKAWQALGEFTGREHTHLALNKEDEKIRFRDIQAQPRKIISSPTWSGLESEHVSYNAGYTNVHELIPWRTLSGRQQLYQDHPWMRAFGESLVAYRPPIDTRSVSQMKAIPPNGFPEKALNFLTPHQKWGIHSTYSENLLMLTLSRGGPIVWLSETDAKELGIEDNDWIEAFNANGALTARAVVSQRVPPGMTMMYHAQERLMNIPGSEVTGRRGGIHNSVTRVCPKPTHMIGGYAQLAYGFNYYGTVGSNRDEFIMIRKMKNIDWLDDEGRDGVQEAKK, encoded by the coding sequence ATGAGTAAACTACTGGATCGCTTTCGCTACTTTAAGCAGAAAGGCGAGAGCTTTGCCAACGGTCACGGTCAGGTGTACAACACCAACCGCGACTGGGAGGACAGCTACCGCCAGCGCTGGCAGTTCGACAAAATCGTCCGTTCCACGCACGGCGTGAACTGTACGGGGTCCTGCAGCTGGAAGATTTACGTCAAAAACGGGCTGGTGACCTGGGAAACCCAGCAAACCGACTATCCGCGTACCCGCCCTGATTTGCCCAACCACGAACCCCGCGGCTGCCCGCGCGGCGCAAGCTACTCCTGGTATCTTTACAGCGCCAATCGGCTGAAGTACCCGCTGGCGCGCAAGCGGCTGATTGAGCTGTGGCGCGAAGCGCTGGCTCAATATCCGGACCCGGTGCAGGCGTGGGACAGCATCATGCGCGATCCGGTTAAAACTCTCAGCTACAAACAGGTACGCGGCAAAGGCGGATTCATCCGTTCCAGCTGGAAAGAGCTGAACCAGCTGATTGCCGCCGCTAACGTCTGGACGATAAAAACCTACGGTCCGGATCGCGTGGCGGGCTTTTCGCCGATCCCGGCGATGTCGATGGTTTCATACGCCGCCGGCACCCGCTATCTGTCGCTGATCGGCGGTACCTGTCTGAGCTTCTACGACTGGTACTGCGACCTTCCTCCCGCTTCGCCGATGACCTGGGGCGAGCAAACCGACGTCCCCGAATCCGCCGACTGGTACAACTCCAGCTATATTATCGCCTGGGGTTCCAACGTCCCGCAGACCCGTACCCCGGACGCCCACTTCTTTACCGAAGTGCGCTACAAGGGCACCAAAACCATCGCCATTACCCCGGACTTTTCGGAAGTTGCCAAGCTCAGCGACCAGTGGCTGGCACCGAAACAGGGCACCGACAGCGCGCTGGCCATGGCGATGGGCCACGTGATCCTCAAGGCGTTTCACCTCGATAACCCCAGCGATTACTTTCTCAACTATTGCCGCACCTACACCGATATGCCGATGCTGGTGATGCTTGAACGCCGCGAGGAGGGTTTCTACGTTCCCGGCCGCATGTTGCGCGCCGCCGATCTGGTTGACGGACTGGGCGAAAGCAACAACCCGGAGTGGAAAACCGTCGCTTACAGCAGCACAGGCGATCTGGTCGCCCCCAACGGCTCAATTGGCTTTCGCTGGGGTGAAAAAGGCAAGTGGAATCTTGAGCAACAGGCAGCCGGGCAGGCGATTGAACTCAGTCTGTCGCTGCTGGATAACCGCGATAGCGTCGTGACAGTAGGGTTCCCCTACTTCGGCGGCAATGAAAACCCACACTTTCGCAGCGTTAAGCAGGACCCGGTAACCCTGCATCAGCTGCCGGTAAAACAGCTCCCGCTGGCCAATGGCGAAACGGGCCTGGTGGTCAGCGTCTATGATCTGATCCTCGCCAACTACGGCCTTGACCGCGGTTTAGACGATAGCAACGCGGCGCAGGACTTCAATGAAATAAAAGCCTATACCCCCGCCTGGGCCGAGCAGATCACCGGCGTACCGCGCCAGCATATCGAGCAGATCGCTCGCGAGTTCGCCGATACGGCGCATAAAACCCACGGTCGGTCGATGATTATCCTCGGCGCCGGCGTCAACCACTGGTACCACATGGATATGAACTACCGGGGGATGATCAACATGCTGGTATTCTGCGGCTGCGTCGGCCAAAGCGGCGGCGGCTGGTCACACTACGTTGGCCAGGAGAAGCTGCGCCCGCAAACCGGCTGGCTGCCTCTGGCGTTCGCCCTTGACTGGAACCGCCCGCCGCGCCAGATGAACAGCACGTCTTTCTTCTACAATCACGCCAGCCAGTGGCGTTATGAGAAACTGACCGCTCAGGAGCTGCTGTCGCCGCTGGCGGACGCCAGCAAATTTACCGGGCACTTGATCGACTTTAACGTTCGCGCCGAACGTATGGGCTGGCTACCCTCCTCGCCGCAGCTTGGCGTCAACCCGCTGACCATCAGTCAACGGGCCGCCGAGGCCGGACTGAGTCCTGCCGACTACACCGCCCGGGCGCTGAAGTCCGGCGAAATTCGCTTCGCCTGCGAACAGCCGGATAACGGCAAAAACCATCCGCGCAACCTGTTTATCTGGCGCTCCAACCTGCTGGGCTCCTCCGGCAAGGGTCACGAGTATATGCTCAAATATCTGCTCGGCACCGACAGCGGCATCCAGGGCGATGAGCTGGGCGCCACCGCTGACGTGAAGCCGGAAGAAGTGGAGTGGCAGACCGCCGCCATCGAGGGCAAGCTCGACCTGCTGATGACCCTCGATTTCCGCATGTCCAGCACCTGTCTGTTCTCCGATATCGTTCTGCCGACCGCCACCTGGTATGAAAAAGACGATATGAACACTTCGGATATGCATCCGTTTATCCACCCGCTCTCCGCTGCCGTCGACCCGGCCTGGGAGGCAAAAAGCGACTGGGAAATTTACAAAGATATCGCCAGAACCTTTTCTGAAGTCTGCGTGGGCCACCTCGATAAAGAGACCGATGTCGTGCTGGTGCCGCTGCAGCACGACTCCCCGGCGGAACTGTCGCAGCCCTTCGACGTGCTCGACTGGCGGAAAGGCGAATGCGATCTGATCCCCGGTAAAACCGCACCATCAATTGCCATCGTGGAACGTGATTTTCCGGCTACTTACGAGCGTTTTACCTCCCTTGGTCCGCTGCTCGACAAGCTGGGCAACGGCGGCAAAGGCATTTCGTGGAATACCCAGAACGAGGTCGATTTTCTCGGCAAGCTTAACTACGTCAAGCTGGACGGCCCGGCGAAAGGCCGCCCGCGCATCGACAGCGCTATTGATGCCTCGGAAGTGATCCTCGCCCTCGCCCCGGAAACCAACGGTCAGGTGGCGGTAAAAGCCTGGCAGGCGCTCGGTGAATTTACCGGCCGCGAGCACACTCATCTGGCACTGAACAAAGAAGATGAGAAGATTCGCTTTCGCGATATCCAGGCCCAGCCGCGCAAAATCATCTCCAGCCCCACCTGGTCAGGACTCGAGAGCGAGCATGTTTCGTACAACGCCGGCTATACCAACGTCCACGAACTGATCCCCTGGCGCACCCTTTCCGGACGCCAGCAGCTGTATCAGGATCACCCCTGGATGCGCGCCTTTGGCGAAAGCCTGGTCGCCTATCGCCCGCCGATTGACACCCGCAGCGTCAGTCAGATGAAAGCGATTCCGCCCAACGGTTTTCCGGAAAAAGCGCTGAACTTCCTGACGCCGCATCAGAAATGGGGCATCCACTCCACTTACAGCGAAAATCTGCTGATGCTGACCCTGTCGCGCGGTGGGCCGATTGTGTGGCTCAGCGAAACCGACGCCAAAGAGCTGGGTATTGAAGATAACGACTGGATTGAGGCCTTCAACGCCAACGGCGCGCTGACCGCCCGCGCGGTGGTTAGCCAGCGCGTGCCGCCGGGAATGACCATGATGTACCACGCGCAGGAACGCCTGATGAATATCCCCGGCTCGGAAGTCACCGGTCGGCGCGGCGGGATCCATAACTCGGTGACCCGCGTCTGCCCGAAACCGACGCATATGATTGGCGGCTACGCCCAGCTGGCCTACGGCTTCAACTACTACGGCACCGTCGGCTCCAACCGCGACGAGTTCATTATGATCCGCAAAATGAAAAATATTGACTGGCTGGATGACGAAGGTCGCGATGGGGTACAGGAGGCGAAAAAATGA
- a CDS encoding NarK family nitrate/nitrite MFS transporter: MLSKNEKKNHYLLKEWKPENPAFWENKGKKIARRNLCISVACLLLAFCVWMLFSAVTVNLNKVGFNFTTDQLFLLTALPSLSGAILRVPYSFMVPIFGGRYWTVLSTVILVIPCIWLGIAIQNTATPFWVFITIALLCGFAGANFASSMGNISFFFPKAQQGSALGINGGLGNLGVSVMQMIAPAVIFLPIFAFLGVHGVPQEDGSTLALSNAALVWVPLLVIATLAAWVGMNDIASSKASIREQLPVLKRPHMWLLSLLYLATFGSFIGFSAGFAMLAKTQFPEVNILKLAFFGPFIGALARSFGGIISDRLGGVRVTLVNFILMALFTGLLFLTLPGTGSGSFVAFYVVFMGLFLTAGLGSGSTFQMIAVIFRQITIDRVKKRGGSDEQAQHEAVTDTAAALGFISAIGAIGGFFIPKAFGTSLAMTGSPVGAMKVFLVFYVVCVLVTWLVYGRRKPAKK, encoded by the coding sequence ATGCTGAGCAAAAATGAGAAAAAGAATCATTATCTTCTAAAAGAGTGGAAACCAGAGAACCCGGCGTTTTGGGAGAATAAGGGAAAGAAAATTGCCCGCAGAAATCTTTGCATTTCCGTAGCTTGTCTGCTACTCGCCTTTTGCGTCTGGATGTTATTTAGCGCCGTTACCGTTAATCTCAACAAAGTCGGCTTTAATTTCACCACCGATCAGCTCTTTTTATTAACCGCCCTGCCGTCACTCTCCGGCGCCATATTACGCGTCCCCTACTCCTTTATGGTACCTATATTTGGCGGACGTTACTGGACGGTATTAAGCACGGTTATTCTGGTGATCCCGTGCATCTGGTTGGGAATTGCCATACAAAATACCGCTACTCCATTTTGGGTATTTATTACAATTGCCTTACTGTGCGGTTTTGCCGGGGCGAACTTTGCCTCCAGCATGGGAAATATCAGTTTTTTCTTTCCCAAAGCGCAACAGGGCAGCGCGCTGGGTATCAACGGCGGGCTCGGTAATCTCGGCGTCAGCGTGATGCAGATGATCGCCCCGGCGGTCATCTTCCTCCCTATCTTTGCTTTTCTCGGGGTTCACGGGGTTCCCCAGGAGGATGGTTCCACGCTGGCGCTAAGCAACGCGGCTCTTGTCTGGGTACCGCTGCTGGTGATAGCCACCCTTGCTGCCTGGGTAGGCATGAACGATATCGCCAGCTCGAAGGCTTCCATTCGCGAGCAGCTGCCGGTGCTGAAACGTCCGCATATGTGGCTGCTGAGCCTGCTTTACCTGGCTACCTTTGGCTCGTTTATCGGCTTTTCCGCCGGCTTCGCCATGCTGGCAAAAACCCAGTTTCCTGAGGTTAACATTCTTAAGCTGGCCTTCTTCGGGCCGTTCATCGGCGCGCTGGCGCGTTCGTTTGGCGGGATTATCTCCGACCGCCTCGGGGGCGTGCGGGTTACGCTGGTAAATTTTATCTTAATGGCGCTGTTCACCGGCCTGCTGTTCCTCACCCTGCCCGGAACCGGCTCAGGTAGTTTTGTTGCCTTTTACGTGGTGTTCATGGGCCTGTTCCTCACCGCCGGGCTCGGCAGCGGTTCTACCTTCCAGATGATCGCCGTGATCTTTCGTCAAATCACCATCGACAGAGTGAAGAAGCGCGGCGGCAGCGATGAACAGGCCCAGCACGAAGCGGTAACCGATACCGCGGCGGCGCTCGGCTTTATCTCCGCTATCGGCGCGATTGGCGGCTTCTTTATCCCTAAAGCCTTCGGCACCTCGCTGGCGATGACCGGCTCCCCGGTCGGAGCGATGAAAGTCTTCCTGGTGTTTTACGTGGTTTGCGTACTGGTGACCTGGCTGGTTTACGGTCGGCGTAAACCGGCAAAAAAATAA
- a CDS encoding TetR family transcriptional regulator, producing MSYLNRDARREVIVLAAMRVALRGGFSAMTVRQIAAEAGVSAGQLHHHFTSTGELKAHTFVRLIREMMDMPLVAEDATWRERLFSMVGSDDGRLEPYIRLWREAQLLADSDSDIKGAYLLTMSMWHEETLKIIQRGTEAGEFRLKDQAESIAWRLIALVCGLDGIYALGMEEIDDAAFNQYINHYISMELF from the coding sequence ATGAGCTACTTAAATCGCGATGCGCGTCGGGAAGTTATTGTGCTGGCAGCCATGCGCGTCGCGCTGAGAGGCGGATTCAGCGCGATGACCGTCCGCCAGATCGCCGCCGAAGCCGGCGTCTCTGCGGGTCAGCTGCACCACCATTTCACCTCCACGGGTGAGTTGAAGGCCCATACCTTTGTGCGCCTGATTCGTGAAATGATGGACATGCCGTTAGTCGCCGAAGATGCCACCTGGCGGGAACGGCTTTTTTCAATGGTGGGCAGCGATGACGGCAGGCTTGAGCCGTACATTCGTCTGTGGCGCGAAGCGCAGCTGCTGGCCGATAGCGACAGCGACATCAAAGGGGCCTATCTGCTTACGATGAGCATGTGGCATGAAGAGACCCTGAAGATAATCCAGCGCGGGACCGAAGCGGGTGAGTTCAGACTAAAGGACCAGGCGGAAAGTATCGCCTGGCGGCTTATCGCCCTGGTTTGCGGCCTGGATGGTATTTATGCGCTGGGTATGGAGGAAATTGATGATGCCGCCTTTAATCAATATATAAATCATTATATATCGATGGAGTTATTTTAA
- a CDS encoding MFS transporter, which yields MSRQWFTLMAILLVYIPVAIDATVLHVAAPTLSVALGTSGNELLWIIDIYSLVMAGMVLPMGALGDKIGFKRLLLLGSGIFGTASLAAAFSPTAETLIASRALLAIGAAMIVPATLAGIRSTFTLAHQRNMALGLWAAVGSGGAAFGPLIGGVLLEHFYWGAVFLINVPIVLLVMAINAKVVPRQPARREQPLNFVQALILIAAILMLVFSAKTALKGQMALWLIAMVAIAGAAMLYWFVRKQLAAARPMVDMRLFTHRIILSGVMMAMTALITLVGFELLMAQELQFVHNKTPFEAGLFMLPLMVASGFSGPIAGMMVSRVGLREVATGGMLLSALSFLGLSMTDFSTQQWQAWGLMTLLGFSVASALLASSSAIMAAAPKEKAAAAGAIETMAYELGAGLGIALFGLILSRSYTSSIVLPGGIDGAAAEQAASSISEAIKLAQSLPAIQAQSLLEAARAAFINSHSIVLATAGVLLLLLAAGIWRGLAKAPELN from the coding sequence ATGTCTCGGCAATGGTTTACGCTGATGGCGATTTTGCTGGTTTATATTCCGGTGGCGATTGACGCCACTGTTCTGCATGTGGCTGCGCCAACCCTAAGCGTGGCGCTGGGTACCAGCGGCAACGAACTGTTATGGATTATTGATATCTATTCGCTGGTGATGGCCGGCATGGTGCTGCCGATGGGGGCGCTGGGCGACAAAATCGGCTTTAAACGGCTGCTGCTGCTCGGCAGCGGTATTTTTGGCACCGCCTCGCTGGCGGCGGCGTTTTCACCGACCGCGGAGACGTTGATTGCGTCCCGCGCTTTGCTGGCGATAGGGGCGGCCATGATCGTTCCGGCGACCCTCGCCGGGATCCGCAGCACATTTACCCTTGCCCATCAGCGCAATATGGCTCTTGGCCTGTGGGCGGCCGTCGGTTCGGGAGGCGCGGCTTTCGGCCCGCTGATTGGCGGCGTGCTGCTGGAGCATTTTTACTGGGGAGCGGTATTCCTCATCAACGTGCCAATCGTGCTGCTGGTGATGGCGATTAATGCCAAAGTGGTGCCGCGCCAGCCCGCCCGACGCGAGCAGCCCCTCAACTTTGTCCAGGCTCTGATCCTGATTGCCGCCATCCTGATGCTGGTATTTAGCGCCAAAACGGCCCTGAAAGGGCAAATGGCGCTGTGGTTAATCGCAATGGTGGCGATTGCGGGCGCCGCGATGCTGTACTGGTTTGTGCGTAAACAGCTGGCGGCGGCGCGGCCGATGGTCGATATGCGCTTATTCACCCATCGCATTATTTTAAGCGGGGTGATGATGGCGATGACTGCGCTGATTACCCTGGTCGGCTTCGAACTGCTGATGGCCCAGGAGCTACAGTTTGTGCACAACAAAACGCCCTTTGAAGCCGGACTGTTTATGCTGCCGTTGATGGTGGCAAGCGGCTTCAGCGGCCCCATCGCCGGGATGATGGTGTCACGAGTGGGTTTGCGTGAGGTGGCGACCGGCGGAATGTTGCTGAGCGCCCTGAGCTTTCTCGGTCTGTCGATGACCGATTTCAGTACCCAGCAGTGGCAGGCCTGGGGACTGATGACGCTGCTCGGCTTTAGCGTCGCCAGCGCGCTGCTCGCCTCCAGCTCCGCGATTATGGCCGCCGCGCCGAAGGAGAAAGCGGCGGCGGCGGGAGCCATCGAAACGATGGCCTATGAGCTGGGCGCGGGGCTGGGCATTGCGCTGTTTGGCCTGATCCTGTCCCGCAGCTATACCTCATCAATTGTTCTGCCCGGGGGGATCGACGGCGCAGCGGCGGAGCAGGCGGCATCCTCCATTAGCGAAGCGATTAAGCTGGCACAGTCGCTGCCCGCGATACAGGCACAAAGCCTGCTTGAAGCGGCAAGAGCGGCGTTTATCAATTCCCACAGCATCGTGCTGGCGACGGCTGGCGTTCTGCTTCTGCTGCTGGCGGCGGGGATCTGGCGTGGTCTGGCAAAAGCGCCGGAGTTAAATTAA